The following proteins are co-located in the Colletotrichum lupini chromosome 4, complete sequence genome:
- a CDS encoding ABC-2 type transporter has protein sequence MLASDSTGGRRSTRHAALSKEGIEQLKGKQNQPRREDSRFGSVCVSHAKMMEELADTGLSFPPLVDVSESPLTQRHLALRDSTVISNANARARRFDTRRADHVGDLTPSTPVQACTVAPPLHQIMRLSETILGMDPVCRLWAQLWPMASRTPRTGSNAEGATCHDVSGTKITLFSGPSIQRPCYHADCAHFRTIAWDALLPMTNGHYDLSVYHHLSAGPDGGPLEAETDLAFQSTTNKWPGTLDIHTHYKLLDTIKALRQHVAGIMESDGTLGGGSNYEQSLELSNIPDDTTWALKHKVEAVRQRDERSGFPARELGVTWKNLTVQAVSADASLHENVISQFNIPKLVKESRHKPPLKTILDNTHGCVKPGEMLLVLGRPGSGCTTLLNMLANHRRGYTSVTGDVHYGSMPAEEAQQYRGQIVMNTEEELFFPTLTVGQTMDFATRLKIPFNLPEGVASNEELRQENRDFLLESMGIQHTFDTKVGNEFVRGVSGGERKRVSIIECMATRGSVFCWDNSTRGLDASTALEYTKAVRAMTDVLGLASIVTLYQAGNGIYNLFDKVLVLDNGKEMYYGPMKEARPFMEQLGFICSDGANVADFLTGVTVPTERAIQPGKEKTFPRTAEALRTAYEKSDIYPRMIAEYDFPTLEETKEKTRLFQQGVAGEKHKQLPTNSALTTSFYTQVRACITRQYQILWGDKATFIITQVSTLAQALIAGSLFYQAPNTSGGLFLKGGALFFALLFNSLLSMSEVTNSFTGRPVLIKHKSFAYYHPAAFCIAQIAADIPVILFQISVFSIVLYFMVGLKTSAAAFFTFWVVVVATTMCMTAMFRSIGAGFTTFDGASKASGFMVTALIMYCGYMIQKSQMHPWFVWIFWINPLAYAFDSLMSTEFYGQLIPCVGPNLVPNGPGYTDSAHQSCAGVAGAIQGSTTLTGDQYLSALSYSHSHVWRNFGIVWAWWVLFVVLTIVSTSRWRSSVEGGASLLIPRENAHITKAIRDDEEAQSSEETAAENGKSDNEKQDSSSNDDNLVRNTSIFTWKNLTYTVKTPSGDRVLLDNVQGWVKPGMLGALMGSSGAGKTTLLDVLAQRKTDGTIHGSIMVDGRELPMSFQRSAGYCEQLDVHEAYATVREALEFSALLRQSRDTPRAEKLAYVDTIINLLELHDLADTLIGTTGNGLSVEQRKRVTIGVELVSKPSILIFLDEPTSGLDGQSAFNTVRFLRKLADVGQAVLVTIHQPSAQLFSQFDTLLLLAKGGKTVYFGDIGDNAKTIRDYFGRYGAPCPEEANPAEHMIDVVSGHLSKGKDWNEVWLASPEHENVTKELDHMIQDAASKPPGTVDDGHEFALAIWDQIKIVTHRMNVSLYRNVDYINNKFALHIFSALFNGFSFWMIGDSVGDIQMRLFTIFNFIFVAPGVLAQVQPLFIDRRDIFETREKKSKMYSWIAFVTGSIVSEVPYLIICAVLYFVCWYYTVGFPGDSSRAGSTFFVMLMYEFVYTGIGQFIAAYAPNAVFASLVNPLIIGILVSFCGVLVPYSQLQTFWKYWMYWLNPFNYLMGSMLVFDIWGTKVECKSKEFALFDPVNGTTCAEYLADYMQGMGSSSNLINPEATSGCRVCQYRDGSDYLRTINLMEYYYGWRDAAIVVIFAISSYALVYLLMKLRTKTSKKAESRDKAIGGPPVYFVNRMHLSQCINFLLSHLGPEMGQIIVNHVKSLSKSSEPQIVPMSSCSDPSTRRGLRRPHLSETGVGTFTTPPTTSRHLTRTRTSRPKLLTVLKPCLIFSSLSQNPPNQQKMPLKGISPVISPDLLKVLAEMGHGDEIVLADAHFPSHSICPPHIPVLRADGITVSRLLAGISPLLELDNYGVVPVIMMEVVKGDTFDASVESDFRSSLKYDGEIEKLERFAFYERSKKAFAIVATGETRKYGNIILKKGVTPITE, from the exons ATGTTGGCCTCTGATTCGACGGGAGGCCGCCGCTCAACGCGGCACGCAGCTCTTTCCAAGGAGGGAATAGAACAATTGAAAGGAAAACAGAATCAGCCGCGTCGGGAAGATAGCCGATTTGGCAGCGTATGCGTCTCTCACGCCAAAATGATGGAGGAATTGGCTGACACTGGGCTGTCGTTCCCGCCTTTGGTTGATGTATCGGAATCCCCGCTGACTCAGCGGCATCTTGCCCTTC GCGACTCCACCGTCATCTCCAACGCTAACGCCCGTGCCCGGCGCTTCGACACACGCCGCGCCGACCACGTCGGGGATTTGACACCATCCACACCGGTCCAAGCTTGCACCGTGGCACCCCCATT ACACCAGATTATGAGGCTCTCGGAGACTATTCTAGGGATGGACCCAGTCTGCCGGCTCTGGGCCCAGCTCTGGCCCATGGCATCCCGCACACCTCGGACAGGGTCCAACGCCGAAGGAGCCACATGCCACGACGTTA GTGGGACGAAAATCACATTATTCAGCGGGCCAAGCATCCAGAGACCGTGTTACCACGCAGACTGCGCGCACTTTCGGACTATAGCATGGG ACGCCTTGTTGCCAATGACCAATGGCCACTATGACCTGTCTGTCTACCACCATCTCTCCGCAGGGCCCGATGGCGG TCCCCTTGAAGCCGAAACCGACTTGGCTTTCCAA TCGACAACAAATAAGTGGCCCGGCACCCTGGATATACATACTCACTATAAGCTTCT AGATACCATCAAAGCTCTTCGTCAACACGTGGCAGGCATCATGGAGTCCGATGGCACGCTGGGAGGCGGCTCAAACTACGAGCAGTCTCTCGAACTTAGCAACATCCCCGACGATACCACATGGGCCCTCAAACACAAGGTCGAAGCAGTTCGACAAAGGGATGAACGCTCAGGATTCCCCGCCCGCGAGCTGGGCGTGACATGGAAGAACCTCACGGTCCAGGCCGTCAGCGCCGATGCGTCGCTTCACGAGAACGTCATTTCCCAGTTCAACATTCCCAAACTCGTCAAGGAGTCTCGCCACAAGCCTCCTCTGAAGACCATTTTGGATAACACACACGGCTGTGTCAAGCCCGGCGAGATGCTCCTGGTCCTCGGCCGCCCAGGATCAGGATGCACGACGTTGCTCAACATGTTGGCGAACCACCGCCGAGGATACACTTCAGTCACTGGCGATGTCCACTACGGCTCCATGCCCGCAGAGGAAGCACAGCAATATAGGGGACAAATCGTCATGAACACTGAGGAGGAACTCTTCTTCCCAACCCTGACCGTGGGCCAGACCATGGACTTTGCAACTCGCCTCAAGATCCCTTTCAACCTTCCCGAAGGGGTTGCCTCCAACGAGGAGCTGCGTCAGGAGAACCGAGATTTCCTGCTGGAGTCTATGGGAATCCAGCACACATTCGACACCAAGGTCGGAAACGAATTCGTGCGAG GTGTGTCCGGAGGAGAGCGGAAGCGTGTGTCCATCATTGAGTGTATGGCGACGAGAGGATCAGTCTTCTGCTGGGATAACAGTACCCGTGGCTTGGACGCCAGCAC GGCCCTCGAATATACCAAGGCGGTCCGTGCCATGACCGACGTCCTCGGTCTCGCATCCATCGTCACCCTTTACCAAGCAGGCAACGGCATCTACAACCTCTTCGACAAGGTTCTCGTCCTCGATAACGGCAAGGAGATGTACTACGGGCCCATGAAGGAGGCCAGACCCTTCATGGAGCAGCTTGGTTTCATCTGCTCCGACGGCGCCAACGTCGCTGATTTCCTCACCGGTGTCACCGTTCCTACGGAAAGAGCAATCCAACCAGGAAAGGAAAAGACCTTCCCTCGCACAGCTGAAGCTCTGAGAACCGCGTACGAAAAGTCAGACATCTATCCCCGGATGATTGCCGAATACGACTTCCCAACCCTGGAGGAGACCAAGGAGAAGACGAGACTATTCCAACAAGGCGTCGCAGGCGAGAAGCACAAGCAGCTTCCTACCAACAGCGCTCTCACGACAAGTTTCTATACCCAGGTCAGGGCCTGCATCACCAGACAATATCAAATTCTCTGGGGTGACAAAGCGACTTTCATCATCACGCAGGTGTCCACCTTGGCTCAAGCTCTCATCGCCGGTTCCCTCTTCTACCAGGCTCCCAACACATCTGGCGGTCTCTTCCTCAAGGGCGGTGCCCTCTTCTTCGCTCTCCTCTTCAACAGTCTGCTGTCGATGTCCGAAGTCACCAACTCCTTCACCGGTCGTCCTGTCTTGATCAAGCATAAGTCCTTCGCATACTACCACCCTGCCGCTTTCTGTATTGCGCAGATTGCCGCTGACATCCCGGTTATCCTGTTCCAAATTTCGGTCTTCTCCATTGTGCTCTATTTCATGGTCGGACTGAAGACGTCGGCTGCGGCGTTCTTCACCTTCTGGGTTGTCGTCGTGGCAACCACCATG TGTATGACTGCCATGTTCCGCTCCATCGGTGCCGGCTTCACGACCTTCGATGGCGCGTCAAAAGCCTCAGGTTTCATGGTCACTGCGTTGATCATGTATTGTGGTTACATGATTCAGAAGTCCCAGATGCATCCGTGGTTCGTCTGGATCTTCTGGATCAACCCTCTGGCATATGCCTTCGATTCCCTCATGTCGACCGAGTTCTACGGACAATTGATTCCCTGTGTCGGACCCAACCTGGTTCCGAACGGCCCAGGATATACCGACTCTGCTCATCAGTCGTGTGCCGGTGTTGCCGGCGCCATTCAGGGTTCAACCACCCTCACCGGCGACCAGTACCTTTCTGCCCTGTCCTACAGCCACAGCCACGTCTGGAGAAACTTCGGCATCGTCTGGGCCTGGTGGGTTCTCTTCGTCGTCCTCACCATCGTCTCCACCTCGAGATGGCGCTCTTCCGTCGAGGGCGGAGCATCTCTGCTAATCCCCCGAGAGAACGCCCACATCACCAAGGCCATccgcgacgacgaggaagcccAGTCATCCGAGGAGACTGCCGCCGAGAACGGCAAGAGCGACAACGAGAAGCaggacagcagcagcaatgaCGACAACCTCGTCCGTAACACCTCCATCTTCACCTGGAAGAACCTTACCTACACCGTCAAGACCCCCTCTGGAGACCGCGTTCTTTTGGACAATGTCCAGGGATGGGTCAAGCCCGGTATGCTCGGCGCTTTGATGGGCTCCTCCGGTGCCGGAAAGACGACGCTTCTCGATGTCCTCGCCCAGCGCAAGACTGACGGTACCATCCACGGATCCATCATGGTCGATGGTCGCGAACTTCCCATGTCCTTCCAGCGCTCTGCTGGATACTGCGAGCAGCTCGACGTCCACGAGGCTTACGCCACTGTCCGTGAGGCCTTGGAGTTCTCTGCCCTGCTCAGACAAAGCCGCGACACTCCGCGCGCCGAGAAGCTCGCCTACGTCGACACCATCATCAACCTCTTGGAACTTCACGACCTCGCAGATACCCTCATCGGAACCACTGGAAACGGCCTGTCCGTCGAACAGCGAAAGCGCGTCACTATTGGCGTCGAACTCGTCTCGAAGCCCAGCATTCTCATCTTCCTCGACGAGCCCACTTCCGGATTGGACGGCCAGTCCGCCTTCAACACCGTCCGCTTCCTCCGCAAGCTCGCCGATGTAGGCCAAGCTGTCCTCGTCACCATCCACCAGCCATCCGCCCAGCTCTTCTCCCAGTTCGACACTCTTCTTCTGCTCGCAAAGGGCGGCAAGACTGTCTACTTTGGCGACATTGGCGACAACGCGAAGACCATCCGCGACTACTTTGGCCGCTATGGTGCCCCCTGCCCCGAGGAAGCCAACCCAGCCGAGCACATGATTGACGTCGTCTCGGGCCACCTCTCCAAGGGCAAGGACTGGAATGAAGTCTGGCTCGCCTCGCCCGAGCACGAAAATGTCACAAAGGAACTTGATCACATGATCCAGGACGCCGCTTCCAAACCCCCTGGCACCGTCGACGACGGCCACGAGTTCGCGCTCGCCATCTGGGACCAGATCAAGATCGTCACCCACCGCATGAACGTCTCCCTGTACCGCAACGTCGACTACATCAATAACAAGTTCGCGCTACACATCTTCTCCGCCCTCTTTAACGGCTTCTCCTTCTGGATGATCGGCGACTCGGTTGGCGACATCCAGATGCGTCTCTTCACAATCTTCAACTTCATCTTCGTCGCCCCCGGTGTGCTCGCCCAGGTCCAGCCCCTCTTTATCGACCGCCGCGACATTTTCGAGACCCGCGAGAAGAAGTCCAAGATGTACTCCTGGATCGCCTTCGTCACCGGCTCCATCGTCTCTGAGGTCCCCTACCTCATCATCTGCGCCGTCCTCTATTTCGTCTGCTGGTACTACACCGTCGGCTTCCCCGGCGACTCATCCCGCGCCGGCTCCACCTTCTTCGTCATGCTCATGTACGAGTTCGTCTACACGGGTATCGGCCAATTCATCGCCGCCTACGCCCCCAACGCCGTCTTCGCCTCCCTCGTCAACCCGCTCATCATCGGTATCCTCGTCTCCTTCTGCGGTGTCCTCGTGCCCTACTCCCAGCTCCAGACCTTCTGGAAGTACTGGATGTACTGGCTCAACCCGTTCAACTACCTCATGGGCAGCATGCTCGTCTTCGACATTTGGGGCACAAAGGTGGAATGCAAGAGCAAGGAGTTTGCTCTCTTTGACCCGGTTAACGGCACGACGTGCGCCGAGTACCTGGCAGACTACATGCAGGGCATGGGCTCCAGCAGCAACCTCATCAACCCGGAAGCCACGTCCGGCTGCAGAGTGTGCCAGTACCGCGACGGCAGCGATTACTTGAGGACGATCAACCTGATGGAGTACTACTACGGCTGGCGCGATGCAGCCATTGTTGTCATCTTCGCCATCAGCTCGTATGCCCTGGTGTACCTCCTCATGAAGCTCCGAACCAAGACCTCTAAGAAGGCCGA ATCTCGGGATAAAGCAATAGGTGGTCCCCCTGTGTATTTTGTCAATCGTATGCATCTCAGTCAATGCATCAATTTTCTTCTCTCTCATCTAGGGCCGGA AATGGGACAAATCATTGTCAATCATGTCAAGTCATTGTCTAAATCATCCGAGCCTCAAATAGTCCCCATGTCATCATGCAGTGACCCATC TACGCGTAGGGGGCTTCGCCGGCCCCACCTTTCCGAAACGGGCGTGGGGACCTTCACCACACCGCCAACGACATCAAGACACCTCACTCGCACACGGACGTCAAGACCAAAACTCTTGACAGTTCTCAAACCTTGCCTCATATTTTCATCACTCTCCCAAAATCCTCCGAATCAGCAAAAAATGCCTCTTAAAGGAATCTCTCCCGTCATCTCCCCCGACCTCCTCAAGGTCCTAGCCGAGATGGGCCACGGCGACGAAATCGTCCTCGCCGACGCCCACTTCCCCTCCCACTCGATCTGCCCGCCTCACATCCCCGTCCTCAGGGCCGACG GCATCACCGTCTCACGCCTGCTGGCCGGCATCTCCCCACTCCTCGAGCTGGACAACTACGGCGTCGTGCCCGTCATCATGATGGAGGTCGTCAAGGGCGACACCTTTGACGCGAGCGTTGAGTCCGACTTTAGGTCCTCGCTCAAGTACGACGGTGAGATTGAGAAGCTGGAGAGGTTTGCTTTCTACGAGCGGTCCAAGAAGGCGTTTGCCATTGTGGCGACAGGGGAGACCAGGAAGTACGGCAACATTATCCTCAAGAAGGGCGTCACTCCCATCACTGAATAG
- a CDS encoding fungal specific transcription factor, which produces MACTFNRATKVKKRVATARAGSEKDLVERLNRIEKALEAARRNQDAGVEEGGPRDESTASPSSSSAPMSTVGPDPPAADGNPDTTQGRSYDSSARAASGATVGKLHFAGYYLGDVSSYNGIPFFSADGQEWIRSRAGEDASFQTLFGMGPLWQTQHPVPIFIDFPEGNASGELPDRTVVEEYLALFRASQFGLSFPVIDFVLFQETIELAYEQADGSPSLESVTAKACVFAFFAVVSLFQGEWNSTPEIDGEACAGAAQRLVAVILQGTNITALETVFMLGMYHLFCGHLQQGAMFQSATCRVLFMLGGHLEPGSSRPTPCQTPQAEDDHTSRVRNQLRRLFWLSFKLDKDISLRTGQPPSIHDEHCDLTLPKMDWWIRSIDDLTGGSPSFLDEATITSALAPDSLQLTIIKSQISTRLYSQSALKKGDAELLRDIRELDDELERWRTSVPLSYRPTLTFPRGTAVVRKGRLGMEEIILHFEYHYLMAMIHRASGRCRCWASGEGSGLEGVSSSQALSVQASRSTLYFLKAAIHGVEQVAFWMVVFYPMSAILTIFCNLLLQPLNPQSEEDIELFNSVPKLVESMRNRHLTPNEVAHVKIVDDFVAELTRLGKRAIAKARREQELA; this is translated from the exons ATGGCTTGCACGTTCAACCGGGCCACCAAGGTGAAGAAGCGTGTGGCTACAGCGAg GGCGGGATCAGAAAAAGACCTAGTTGAACGCCTCAACCGTATTGAGAAGGCCTTGGAGGCGGCTCGGCGGAACCAAGATGCAGGGGTGGAGGAGGGAGGGCCGCGGGACGAATCCACTGCCTCCCCATCGTCATCCTCGGCGCCCATGTCAACTGTTGGCCCGGATCCGCCGGCCGCCGACGGTAATCCGGACACAACCCAAGGCCGATCTTATGACTCATCAGCCCGGGCTGCTTCCGGTGCAACCGTGGGGAAGCTGCACTTTGCCGGTTACTATCTGGGCGATGTCAGCTCCTACAATGGCATCCCTTTCTTTTCTGCCGACGGCCAAGAGTGGATTCGCTCTCGGGCTGGAGAGGATGCCTCGTTCCAAACCCTATTTGGAATGGGTCCTCTATGGCAGACACAACACCCAGTCCCAATCTTCATAGACTTCCCAGAAGGGAACGCTAGTGGAGAGCTGCCCGATAGGACAGTTGTTGAAGAGTATCTCGCTCTCTTCCGAGCATCCCAGTTCGGCTTATCGTTTCCAGTAATCGACTTCGTCCTCTTCCAAGAGACAATCGAGCTGGCCTATGAGCAAGCTGACGGTAGCCCATCTCTCGAGTCCGTGACGGCAAAGGCATGTGTCTTTGCCTTCTTCGCTGTAGTTTCCCTCTTTCAGGGAGAATGGAACTCTACACCCGAGATTGATGGTGAGGCATGTGCCGGCGCCGCCCAGAGACTGGTAGCAGTCATTCTGCAGGGTACCAACATCACTGCTCTCGAGACAGTCTTCATGCTG GGCATGTACCACCTCTTCTGCGGCCATCTGCAACAAGGTGCCATGTTCCAGTCCGCCACATGTCGAGTGTTATTCATGCTTGGCGGACACCTCGAGCCCGGATCAAGCCGTCCAACTCCATGCCAGACGCCCCAAGCCGAGGACGACCACACCTCACGAGTGAGGAATCAATTACGCAGACTTTTCTGGTTGTCCTTCAAGCTCGATAAGGATATATCCCTCCGAACAGGGCAACCTCCCAGCATCCATGATGAACATTGCGACCTGACTTTGCCAAAGATGGATTGGTGGATCCGGAGTATAGATGACCTCACGGGCGGCTCACCGTCCTTTCTCGACGAGGCAACAATCACGTCGGCTCTCGCACCCGACTCCCTGCAGTTGACGATTATCAAATCTCAGATCTCAACGAGATTGTACTCGCAGTCGGCCCTAAAGAAGGGCGACGCAGAACTGCTTAGGGATATCCGCGAACTCGATGATGAGCTGGAACGATGGCGGACGTCGGTTCCACTGTCCTATAGGCCGACGTTGACCTTCCCTCGGGGCACGGCGGTCGTGAGGAAGGGACGGCTAGGGATGGAGGAGATAATTCTGCACTTCGAGTATCATTACTTGATGGCAATGATACACCGAGCAAGTGGGAGATGTCGCTGTTGGGCAAGCGGCGAAGGCAGTGGGTTGGAGGGCGTCAGTTCGAGTCAGGCCCTCTCCGTACAGGCCAGCCGATCTACTCTCTACTTCCTCAAAGCAGCCATCCATGGCGTGGAACAAGTGGCATTCTG GATGGTGGTATTCTACCCCATGTCAGCAATCCTCACAATATTTTGCAATCTCCTCCTGCAACCCCTGAATCCCCAATCCGAAGAAGACATCGAGCTCTTCAACTCGGTTCCGAAACTCGTCGAGAGCATGCGGAATCGCCACCTGACGCCGAACGAGGTCGCCCACGTCAAGATCGTGGACGATTTCGTTGCGGAGCTCACGCGGCTGGGGAAGCGCGCGATTGCTAAAGCGCGGAGGGAACAAGAATTGGCTTGA